The following proteins are co-located in the Mesorhizobium australicum WSM2073 genome:
- a CDS encoding winged helix-turn-helix domain-containing protein codes for MPSLSLRINLDPDGRIGPGKIELLEHIATFGSISAAARGMEMSYKHAWDLVEDMNRVFGKPLVAAQTGGRKGGGAQLTTVGLAVVSRFRAIERAASAAAATHMDALQSEIEAG; via the coding sequence ATGCCGTCGCTGAGCTTGCGGATAAATCTCGATCCGGACGGACGGATCGGTCCTGGCAAGATTGAGCTTCTGGAGCACATCGCCACCTTCGGTTCGATCTCGGCCGCCGCGCGCGGCATGGAGATGTCCTACAAGCACGCATGGGACCTGGTCGAGGACATGAACCGGGTGTTCGGCAAGCCGCTGGTGGCGGCGCAGACCGGCGGCCGCAAGGGCGGCGGCGCGCAACTGACGACCGTCGGCCTGGCCGTGGTCAGCCGTTTTCGCGCCATCGAGCGCGCGGCGAGTGCGGCCGCGGCAACGCATATGGACGCGTTGCAGTCGGAGATTGAGGCGGGATAG
- the modB gene encoding molybdate ABC transporter permease subunit codes for MSWLLDLTPDEWNAVRLSIKVATVAMLASLPPGIAIALLLARGQFWGKTLLNGVVHLPLILPPVVTGYLLLLTFGKRGPAGAFLAEHFGIVFSFRWTGAALACGVMGFPLMVRAIRLSIEAVDRKMEAAAGTLGANPLWVFGTITVPLILPGLIAGAILSFAKAMGEFGATITFVSNIPGETQTLPSAIYTFTQVPGGDEGALRLTLISIVISMAALVASEVLARRVGRRMDIE; via the coding sequence ATGAGCTGGCTGCTGGACCTCACTCCCGACGAATGGAATGCGGTCCGGCTGTCCATCAAGGTGGCGACGGTGGCGATGCTCGCCAGCCTGCCGCCGGGCATAGCGATCGCGCTGCTGCTTGCCCGGGGGCAATTCTGGGGCAAGACGCTGCTCAACGGGGTGGTGCACCTGCCGCTGATCCTGCCGCCCGTGGTGACCGGTTATCTCTTGCTTTTGACGTTCGGCAAACGCGGCCCGGCCGGGGCCTTCCTCGCCGAACATTTCGGCATCGTCTTCTCGTTTCGCTGGACGGGTGCCGCCCTTGCCTGCGGTGTCATGGGCTTTCCCCTGATGGTGCGGGCGATCCGGCTGTCGATCGAGGCGGTGGATCGCAAGATGGAGGCGGCGGCGGGAACGCTCGGCGCCAACCCGCTGTGGGTGTTCGGCACCATCACGGTGCCGCTGATCCTGCCCGGGCTGATCGCCGGCGCCATCCTGTCCTTCGCCAAGGCGATGGGCGAGTTCGGCGCGACGATCACTTTCGTCTCCAACATTCCTGGCGAGACGCAGACGCTGCCGTCGGCGATCTACACTTTTACCCAGGTGCCGGGCGGCGACGAAGGGGCGCTGCGACTGACGCTGATTTCGATCGTCATCTCGATGGCGGCATTGGTCGCATCGGAAGTGCTGGCGCGGCGGGTCGGGCGGCGGATGGACATCGAATGA
- a CDS encoding dihydrofolate reductase: MHVAIHVAIAENGVIGRDGGLPWRLSTDLKRFKADTMGKPIIMGRKTYEGIGRPLPGRLNIVVTRDKAWRAEGVEVAHTLEAAIQLATVRGRRMTGVDEVCIIGGGEIYAQALPLAERLHVTHVLAAVDGDAHFPPIDPDAWQVVSSREIASGEKDSHATRYTVYERRREIV; this comes from the coding sequence ATGCATGTCGCGATCCATGTCGCCATTGCCGAGAACGGCGTGATCGGGCGGGACGGCGGGTTGCCCTGGCGGCTCTCCACCGACCTCAAGCGGTTCAAGGCCGACACGATGGGCAAGCCCATCATCATGGGCCGCAAGACCTATGAAGGCATCGGCCGGCCGCTGCCGGGCAGGCTGAACATCGTCGTCACCCGCGACAAGGCCTGGCGTGCCGAGGGCGTCGAGGTGGCGCATACGCTCGAAGCCGCGATCCAGCTGGCAACCGTGCGCGGACGCCGCATGACGGGCGTCGACGAGGTCTGCATCATCGGCGGCGGCGAAATCTATGCCCAGGCGCTGCCGCTGGCCGAGCGCCTGCACGTGACCCATGTGCTGGCCGCCGTCGATGGCGACGCGCATTTCCCGCCGATCGACCCTGATGCATGGCAAGTGGTCAGTTCGCGGGAGATTGCGTCAGGAGAAAAGGACAGCCATGCGACGCGCTATACGGTTTATGAGCGCCGCCGCGAGATAGTTTGA
- a CDS encoding DUF4424 domain-containing protein, producing MLRSVLALALALSAAPAMANDSVAELGTGGLILSRSDAVAMQSEDLFISPEKVTVDYVFHNNTDKDVEAIVAFPMPDISGDPEEMPAIPENQSDNFLGFEVTIDGVAAKPQLEQKVLALGIDIGADLKAQNVPFNPFGDAAKAALAKLPQGVADDWVNRGIIIGDSTADSGQKPVYSPFWQLRSTYWWRAAFPANKDVHVSHRYKPSVGGTSSVSFFNEGQFQNSYAAYKSRYCMDDTFENAVRKAAKDNPDGYPKFYESRIAYILTTGGNWAAGTIGKFKLTIDKGNPKALVSFCGDNVKKVGPTRFEMKANDFYPEHDIDILLLVPSDSNGGDAN from the coding sequence ATGTTGCGATCTGTTCTGGCTTTAGCGTTGGCGCTTTCGGCCGCGCCCGCAATGGCCAATGATTCGGTTGCCGAGCTTGGCACCGGCGGCCTGATCCTGTCGCGCAGCGATGCCGTGGCGATGCAAAGCGAGGATCTTTTCATCTCGCCCGAAAAGGTGACGGTGGACTACGTCTTCCACAACAACACCGACAAGGATGTCGAGGCGATCGTCGCCTTCCCGATGCCCGACATTTCGGGCGATCCCGAAGAGATGCCGGCGATCCCGGAAAACCAGAGCGATAATTTCCTCGGCTTCGAGGTGACGATCGACGGCGTCGCGGCCAAGCCCCAACTCGAGCAGAAGGTGCTCGCGCTCGGCATCGACATCGGCGCCGACCTCAAGGCGCAAAACGTGCCCTTCAACCCGTTCGGCGACGCGGCCAAGGCGGCGCTGGCGAAGCTGCCGCAGGGGGTGGCTGACGACTGGGTCAACCGCGGCATCATCATCGGGGATTCCACAGCCGACAGTGGCCAAAAACCGGTCTATTCGCCGTTCTGGCAATTGCGCTCGACCTATTGGTGGCGCGCGGCCTTTCCGGCCAACAAGGACGTTCACGTCTCGCACCGCTACAAGCCCAGCGTGGGCGGCACATCCTCGGTCAGTTTCTTCAATGAAGGCCAGTTCCAGAACTCATACGCGGCCTACAAGAGCCGCTACTGCATGGACGACACATTCGAGAATGCGGTGCGCAAGGCGGCGAAGGACAATCCGGACGGCTATCCCAAATTCTACGAAAGCCGCATCGCCTATATTCTGACCACCGGCGGCAACTGGGCGGCGGGCACCATCGGCAAGTTCAAGCTGACCATTGACAAGGGCAACCCGAAAGCCCTGGTCTCGTTCTGCGGCGACAACGTCAAAAAGGTCGGGCCGACGCGTTTCGAGATGAAGGCGAACGATTTCTATCCCGAGCACGACATCGACATCCTCCTGCTTGTCCCGTCGGACAGCAATGGCGGGGATGCAAACTGA
- the hflK gene encoding FtsH protease activity modulator HflK produces MPWNDKGGGGGGPWGGGGNNQGPWGQGPKGPSGPQGSPPDLEDIIRRGQDRLRRALPGGGGASPAVFGLIAAVLVVLWAFQAVYTVQPDEVAVELRFGKPKAELSQPGLHFHWWPLETVETAKISEQLVDIGGGNTSGNGLMLSGDQNIVNVQFSVAYQVSDPRAYLFDVSDPDGMLRQVAESAMREAVGRRPAQDIFRDDRQGIAASVREIIQTTLDGYKAGLNVNAVSIEDAAPPREVADAFDEVQRAEQDEDKFVEQANQYSNQKLGQARGEAAQVREDAAAYKNRVVQEAEGEAQRFISVYDEYAKAPDVTRKRLYLETMERVLKDSSKVIVEQNNGQGVLPYLPLPALQPKPPAPAAPAANTGGTK; encoded by the coding sequence ATGCCCTGGAACGACAAAGGTGGCGGAGGCGGCGGCCCGTGGGGTGGCGGCGGTAACAATCAGGGACCCTGGGGGCAGGGACCGAAGGGGCCAAGCGGCCCGCAGGGGTCGCCTCCCGACCTCGAGGACATCATTCGCCGTGGCCAGGATCGGCTGCGGCGCGCGCTGCCCGGCGGCGGTGGCGCCAGTCCGGCGGTGTTCGGCCTGATTGCCGCGGTGCTGGTTGTTCTGTGGGCCTTCCAGGCGGTCTATACCGTGCAGCCCGACGAGGTCGCGGTCGAACTGCGCTTCGGCAAGCCGAAGGCCGAGCTTTCCCAGCCAGGCCTGCATTTCCACTGGTGGCCTCTCGAGACCGTCGAGACGGCGAAGATTTCAGAGCAGCTTGTCGACATTGGCGGCGGCAATACCAGCGGCAACGGGCTGATGCTCTCGGGCGACCAGAATATCGTCAATGTGCAGTTTTCGGTGGCCTACCAGGTCTCCGATCCCCGCGCTTACCTGTTCGACGTCTCCGACCCGGACGGCATGCTGCGGCAGGTTGCCGAGAGCGCCATGCGCGAAGCCGTCGGCCGCCGGCCGGCGCAGGACATTTTCCGCGACGATCGCCAGGGCATCGCGGCCTCGGTGCGCGAGATCATCCAGACGACGCTGGACGGCTACAAGGCCGGTCTCAACGTCAACGCCGTCTCCATCGAGGATGCGGCACCGCCACGCGAGGTGGCAGATGCGTTCGACGAGGTGCAGCGCGCCGAGCAGGACGAGGACAAGTTCGTCGAGCAGGCCAATCAGTATTCCAACCAGAAGCTCGGCCAGGCACGCGGCGAGGCGGCCCAGGTCCGCGAAGACGCGGCCGCCTACAAAAACCGTGTGGTGCAGGAAGCCGAAGGTGAGGCGCAGCGCTTCATCTCGGTCTACGACGAATATGCCAAAGCCCCCGATGTCACGCGCAAACGCCTTTATCTGGAAACCATGGAGAGGGTTCTGAAGGACTCGAGCAAGGTCATCGTCGAGCAGAACAACGGACAGGGTGTCTTGCCTTATCTGCCGCTGCCCGCATTGCAGCCGAAACCGCCAGCACCGGCCGCGCCCGCCGCGAACACGGGAGGTACCAAGTGA
- the cobF gene encoding precorrin-6A synthase (deacetylating) yields the protein MRKLLVIGIGAGNPDHMTVQAIAGLNRADVLFIPDKGTDKTDLANLRRGICDRFVTNPASRRVEFDVPVRAEPTSSYRSTVDDWHEAIAAIYEGLIRDEISGGGCGAFLIWGDPSLYDSALRILERVRSRGNVAFDLEVIPGITAVQALAASHKTALNRIGDPVLITTGRRLTEEGMPDNAGSAVVMLDGKCAFNTLADRDLFIQWGAYLGTPDEIIISGRLGDVGAEIERRRDEARRKKGWIMDTYLLRKPE from the coding sequence ATGCGCAAGCTTCTCGTCATCGGCATCGGCGCCGGCAATCCCGACCACATGACTGTCCAGGCCATAGCAGGGCTGAACAGGGCGGACGTCCTGTTTATTCCCGACAAGGGCACCGACAAGACCGATCTTGCCAACCTGCGGCGCGGCATCTGCGACCGCTTCGTCACCAACCCGGCCTCACGCCGGGTCGAGTTCGACGTGCCGGTGCGCGCCGAACCAACCTCTTCCTATCGCTCGACCGTCGACGACTGGCATGAAGCCATCGCCGCCATCTACGAGGGACTGATCCGCGACGAGATCTCCGGGGGTGGCTGCGGCGCCTTCCTGATCTGGGGCGATCCTTCGCTCTACGACAGCGCTCTGCGCATCCTCGAGCGCGTGCGCTCGAGGGGCAATGTTGCATTCGACCTAGAAGTCATTCCCGGCATAACGGCCGTCCAGGCGCTGGCAGCCAGCCACAAAACGGCGCTGAACCGCATCGGCGATCCCGTGCTGATCACCACCGGCCGCCGCCTGACCGAGGAAGGCATGCCGGACAATGCCGGCAGCGCCGTCGTCATGCTCGACGGCAAATGCGCCTTCAACACGCTGGCAGACCGGGACCTTTTCATCCAATGGGGCGCCTATCTCGGCACGCCCGACGAGATCATCATCTCCGGCCGCCTTGGCGATGTCGGCGCCGAGATCGAAAGGCGCCGCGACGAAGCTCGCCGGAAGAAAGGCTGGATCATGGATACGTATTTGCTGCGAAAGCCGGAGTAG
- the modC gene encoding molybdenum ABC transporter ATP-binding protein, whose translation MSVLVDIGHRLGDFAIDARFESAGRLTALFGPSGSGKTTLINMIAGLIRPDKGRIEVDGRVLADTGAGIFVPRHKRRIGMVFQDARLFPHMSVMSNLRYGRWFTPAAERYADMDAVVELLGIGPLLGRRPAKLSGGEKQRVAIGRALLASPRLLLMDEPLASLDEARKAEILPYIERLRDETKIPIVYVSHSVAEVARLASDVVMLARGKVTASGPTDAVMQRLDLLPVEERGEGGAVLDTKVLRHEEAFGMTVLGSAAGEIRVPRLGMKAGAPVRIRIRARDVMIAAEKPTGLSALNILPGTIVAISPGEGPTVEIGIDCNGATVLARITEQSRQALKLRLGGKVFAVVKTVSFDRGNTGAGLPLDVDG comes from the coding sequence ATGAGCGTCCTTGTCGACATTGGCCACCGGCTTGGCGATTTCGCCATCGATGCCCGCTTCGAGAGCGCCGGACGGCTGACGGCGCTGTTCGGGCCGTCCGGTTCCGGCAAGACGACGCTGATCAACATGATTGCAGGGCTGATCCGGCCGGACAAGGGGCGCATCGAGGTCGACGGCCGCGTGCTGGCCGACACTGGTGCCGGCATTTTCGTGCCAAGGCACAAACGCCGCATCGGCATGGTGTTCCAGGATGCGCGCCTGTTTCCGCATATGAGCGTGATGAGCAATCTGCGCTACGGCCGCTGGTTCACGCCGGCGGCGGAACGCTATGCGGACATGGACGCCGTTGTAGAATTGCTGGGCATCGGCCCGCTGCTTGGGCGACGACCGGCAAAACTCTCGGGCGGCGAGAAGCAGCGCGTGGCGATCGGCAGGGCGCTGCTGGCCAGCCCCAGACTGCTGCTCATGGACGAGCCGCTGGCCTCGCTCGACGAAGCGCGCAAGGCCGAGATCCTGCCCTATATCGAGCGGCTGCGCGACGAAACGAAGATCCCGATCGTCTATGTCAGCCATTCGGTCGCCGAGGTGGCGCGGCTGGCGAGCGACGTCGTGATGCTGGCGCGGGGCAAGGTCACGGCTAGTGGCCCGACCGACGCTGTCATGCAAAGGCTCGACCTGTTGCCGGTGGAAGAGCGCGGCGAGGGCGGCGCCGTGCTGGACACGAAGGTGCTGCGTCACGAGGAGGCTTTTGGGATGACCGTGCTCGGCTCGGCCGCCGGCGAGATCCGCGTGCCGCGTCTTGGGATGAAGGCCGGGGCTCCCGTGCGTATCCGCATTCGCGCTCGCGACGTGATGATCGCCGCGGAGAAACCGACGGGCCTCAGTGCCCTCAACATCCTGCCCGGCACGATCGTCGCGATCAGTCCCGGCGAGGGGCCGACGGTCGAAATCGGCATCGACTGCAATGGGGCAACGGTGCTCGCCCGCATCACGGAACAGTCGCGGCAGGCGCTGAAGCTGCGGCTCGGCGGCAAGGTTTTCGCGGTGGTCAAGACCGTGAGCTTCGATCGGGGAAATACCGGCGCCGGTCTGCCGCTCGACGTCGATGGCTGA